The window AATGGTCAATTCAAAATTCTCTTGCCCTGGATgccaagtatttttatttattattatccttTGATTGATTTGAAGTTCCCATTGCTAGAAAGTAAAAGATTGCGTGGTTGTGTAGTTTTGCGAACAAGATGTTAAAGAAATTATGGTCATAAACAACCAATTATGATTGATCCAGTGGAGAAGTTCAATGCTGTAAAGAAAAAGTCAAGTTGACTTGGTTTGACCAATCATATAACACAAGTCTAACACTAATTCTATGGGATTTCTTGTAACTCATGGTATTTTAATGTGTAAATGTGGGTCTTGTTGTGCTGCTTTATGAGCTATTGGAACGTTGTTGTCTTGTTTAATGTTATCTATTGTTAATTTTCGAAAATGAAGTTGAATAGTTCAATTCTCATGTTGTATGCTCTAGGAGCCTATTTTATGTTCATATTTTTCCACTAGTGTTATTGCTATGCTTTGCACTTGTAAAAATCCAATGCTATTCTCTTAtgattgttttacttttttcttcagGGTTATGCAGCTGGAAATGCTATTCCAGGCCCACTAAAGAATGTTGAGAAAGGATTTTTGAAGAAGTATTGGGCTAAATGGAAGGCTTCCCATTCTGGCCGCTGGTATATGTCCATATCATTCCCAGTGACAGTTTGGATTACAAAATGCTAACTGGAGTTGTATCATTTAAATTCCATTACCAAATCTTGGTTTTTTCATTCATGGCCACTTAAGTTGTGAGCACATGCATTGCCTCTTTTGCTGTGGTTGCTTCTTCAAACTGGGGGAAAGACACTTAACTTTGTGTATTCCATTGTTTCAGTCGGGCGATGCCTCATATAAAGACTTTCACTCGCTATAACGGCCAGAAACTTGCGTAAGGGTTGCTTTCTTTCACTTATAATGGTTTCTTAAGAGTTTTGCGTGGCCTGAAGAAGAGCTAAATGACTGCAAGAAGTCAATCAATTTTTTACTATTGAACCTGAATTTAAACATTTTCCAAACAGTTGGTTTTTGCTTACTTCATCAAATCTTAGCAAAGCAGCCTGGGGGGCTTTGCAGAAGAATAATTCTCAGTTGATGATCCGTTCGTACGAGGTATGTGCATGAGGAACTATGCCACCCCCAAAAAAGGTTAAAGTTAGTGTTGAGCATCAAATCATGTTTCTATGACAATAATGTGACAATAAGCAAACGCTaacaaattatgattttttccttCATATTTTTAGGGTTAATTTTCATACGTTAACAATTTCATGTGTTTCCTGCCTTCTGATCCCCTAGAAACATCGGTGCCTTAATTCATCTTGTGTGATTCTTTCCAGCTGGGAGTGCTCTTTCTACCATCTTCCATAAGAAGATATGGTTCTGGATTTTCTTGCACAAGTAATGGAGGTCCATCCATGGTAATTGCTATATCTGGGCCTTTTGATACTAATTTTTAGTGTGATTTAATGACAAGTCTACCCCTGTTATATGAGATTTTTTGACAAGTTACTGCCCTCTGAGTTTCAGGATAATTGTGGATCATTAGCTGATTCTGAAGAGCTGAGAACAACACTAGTGACTCTGAAATGGCAAGGAACAAGCGATTCGGCATCCAAAGTGATTCCATTGCCAGTGCCTTATGAACTCCCTCCTATACCATACAGCTCAGAAGGTCATTATCTCTTTCCCATTCATTTCTGCCTGTTTTTTGTTGCATGCATCTGACTTCTGTTATCGTCATGGCAGATGTTCCCTGGTCTTGGGACCGGCGCTATAGCAAGAAGGATGTTTACGGCCAGGTTTGGCCAAGGACCGTACAGCTTTATACTTCTCAGGAATAGTATAACATACATCATCTGTTCGTTTACCGTTCTCCTTGCCTTCAACCATAAAGGGCTTTACCTCTCTGTAAATATTGTTAAAGCCAAGGGGAAGaggttcattttcttttttcatttttaatgtatatctggattttttatgtttgatgcATAGCTCTTAATCTCAACATGCATGATTAAGCAGCCCCTAATCTGTTTTCTTAATAGcattaaaaaatcttaacacTTGAAACAGTTTGCTATGTGAAAATGTTTCTGTACAACACTTAAAAAGAAGCaaagagggaaagaaaaatGCTTATGGTGATTAGATTCGAATAAATCTCAAGTGATTCtgcaatgttaatttttttttttttataatctatttttgctctttttctttaaattgctGGTATTTGTGGAAAAAAACATCAGATCACAAGGAAACTATGAGCCATTAGATTCGAATAAATCTTATGTGATcctaggttaatttttttaaatctatttttagtattttatctttaaattgaggataattcattgaaaaaaaagacaatagaTTACAAGAAAACTACGAGCCATTAGATTCATGAGATTCAATTAAGAACAAATCTCACATGATCCTGCAATGTGATGGCTCAAGGCAAACAGCCTTTTACattctatttttgctattttctCTTGTAAAAAAGAGATTTTCTTCGGATGAGCTAGAATTTTATCTGTTTCCCAttatagatttagtttttttttagaggaaatATTATGATAAGATTATAAAAGAGCGATGCGAGgaaggcaaaaaaaaagaagataatatcCAACCCTACCCAAATCCATAGAATTGAAAGTAAAATAAGATATGCTGCCAGCAGGATTGATGGCAAAAGGGAAACACTTTTCCTATCTCCTCTCAAAACCTTCAAAAATCAACACTAATATACCTatatgtacacacacacacacacacacacacctatatatatatatatatatatacacacacactacaAATATCCATACTCACATCTCACCCTCCATCTCGCGATCGCCACACAGTTAGGCAAAATCGCATACTGTTACAACAACACATAAAAACCCTCCTCACATCCCAACCCCCACAATATCTCCATTGCCATCCATACCTTATCCACAGCCATCATTGTCAATGGATGTCATTTTTGAGCCCCAAAGAGGCGGGCCATTCTCCATTGAAGTGGGTTTCTTTGATACAGTCTCGGAGATCAAAGAGAAGGTACACAAGTACCATGGTATACCTATAAACAAGCAAACCCTAGTTTTTCACGGCCAAGTTCTTCAAGATGATAAAGATGTAGAATATTGTGAAATCTTCCAAAACTCTCGCATTCAACTCCTTATAACCCCTGAAACCGATCAAATACCTCAAGACAAGGTTGAACAAACCTCACACTCCAAGAAAGTTCAGCTGCGTATCAAGATTCCATCAAACCAAAATCTTGTCCCTCTTGAAATGGATATGAGCGATACTGTGCTACATCTAAAAGAAAAGATTCGTGAGATAGAGCCAGTTCCAGTTAAAAGATTAGTGCTACAATCGAATGGTGCGGAGTTGCAAGATCATCAGTCTTTACATGAATGTGAGTTGAAGTATAATAGTGAGATTAGCGTCAGCGTAAAGCCATCACCATCTGGCTCAGGATCAAAAGGGGGCTCTACAGGTTTCAAGAAACTGAGGGTGATTGTTGTGACCAGGTGTGGCACTAAGAAGATTCCTGTCGAAGTGAATCCATCGGATAATGTTGGAGAGCTTAGAAAAGAGCTGCAAGATTTGCAACAGCAAAATCAATTCCATCTTCCACAAGAAGGGTACTTTTTCATACATAAACAGGATGTTATGGACGATGATCGATCGTTTCGGTGGCACCGTGTTAACCAGGGTGATACAATTGATGTCTTCAATGGAAGAGTAACCAGTGGATCTTAGTATTTCTTGAATTTTCCTTAGGGTAATTTTCCATGACATGTGCTTCAATTTTTCTAGGGTTGTTAAGTACTGTATAAATCAAGGCTCAAGCACTGACTTTAGGCTCAGCATCAACATTCTACTCTTTGAACAAGTTATGATCATGCAGTGTTAGTAAATTTCCTTTTCAATACTTAGATAGCATATATTGCTTTTGTGCTTCGATTTTTAAGACGTAAACCTTCCTGATGAGAAATTACTTTCACACTACTCGATAGTTTGTTCAAGattatgttaaaaattcttCAGTGTTTTTGGTATATATTTATGAATACTTTCTACCATATTCATAGGatgctttctttaatttgagcaatttctttctttcattcatttttcCAAATTTTTGGAGAATTTGATCAATATTTCAAGTCAatggtaattaatttgtttctcttttgtCATCCCTGTTAATGTCTCAAAAGATTTAGCAAAATCAAGAAAGCATCTTCCTTACGTGCATGCTTTGGGATTTAATACATGCTTTTATAACccataattaatttgtaaaatgttGAATATTTGGTTGGAATTATGGGCACATACCTTCGATATTATTAATTGgtgtaaatttaaatttataatttactccataaaaaataaattgtaccTCTATAAAAGGAATTATTCAGTTTATCATGAAACtcgtaaataatttttttttatgttgaatccTATATTTATGTGAAAGAGGAGTATAATTgtgtaattaattattctttttatcattattgATTGTGGCCACTAGAAACCGTACATCTTACCTTTTAGGAATTTTCATTTTTGTGTGTGGCAATGCTATTCTCGTATTTTTTCAAGGCATGAAAGACAGAAAAGCATGCGCAGTCTTCCTAATTATTTCATTATGGTTGTACTAATTAAATAAACTGATTaatccaatccaatccaatAATCTCagtatataaactaattaatccaatccaatccaatAATCTCTCTCTATAAATGAATTTGACTATTATTTCTTTGAAATATATGGTATTTTGCAGACAATTAAGGTCAAGATTGTTATTGATGGTACAAGACACCCTGTGGAAATCCCAGATGATAAACTGAATCAAGATTGTTATTGATGGTACAAGACACCCTGTGGGCATTTTCAAATGATAAAAGTGTGGATTCTTCCTTTATTAATAGAtgcgtgaaaaaaataaatcaaaccaagAAATATAGTAGATGCGCACCTACAGCAGCAAGAGGGTTCTATTTGATCCGTTCAGGTGAAAACCTTAATCTTTACTAACCTAGCTAGTCCTTTCTTTTATGCGAGGATGCAATCTTTCTCAAAGttcactttctttttatttttcgagATTGGCTTGGTGTTCAATGTACTTAGGTACAAGAACGAAAAGAACTCTAAAGGCGTGGTATTGTACTGATCGAATCCGTTTCTCAGCACTGAGTATAccgtgatatatatatatatatattttgaagggtataattttttaaactcagATAATAAATATGAGAGTTTAAGGTGAGAAAAATCCACCATTACACAAATGGTCTCCATCAATAGTGATATTGAAAGATTGTTGAgtgaaaaattgttttgattcatATAGGCAAAACAAATCGTTGGTGGTTTCTTTATTGACattaaaaaagtcaattttaatcccagttgctattttttttagagcTTGAAAAGTATGTCGAATATATGTTGTTCTATTATGAATATATGTTATTCTTTACTAACAAGTAATCAGTACACACTTGAACAATGTTGCACAATTGAAagtcttgtttctttttctcttccctttttttctctcttggagAAGCAAATAACACACATTCCTTGACATGTTAATAGAATGATCTTCTAACAGTCAGTTCACAAGTTCTCTACCAAACCAAAAAAGCATCCAAATCATATTGGAAATATGCTTTAATTAAGAGTTATTGGCATAATCATACCCATCAAAAGCTCATAGCCGACCTAAATCATTCTCTCTGGCAGTACTAGGTCAGAATTAAGCTACATACATTTGAacttgagagaaaaaataatgg of the Populus nigra chromosome 7, ddPopNigr1.1, whole genome shotgun sequence genome contains:
- the LOC133699285 gene encoding ubiquitin domain-containing protein 7SL RNA1-like; protein product: MDVIFEPQRGGPFSIEVGFFDTVSEIKEKVHKYHGIPINKQTLVFHGQVLQDDKDVEYCEIFQNSRIQLLITPETDQIPQDKVEQTSHSKKVQLRIKIPSNQNLVPLEMDMSDTVLHLKEKIREIEPVPVKRLVLQSNGAELQDHQSLHECELKYNSEISVSVKPSPSGSGSKGGSTGFKKLRVIVVTRCGTKKIPVEVNPSDNVGELRKELQDLQQQNQFHLPQEGYFFIHKQDVMDDDRSFRWHRVNQGDTIDVFNGRVTSGS